A genome region from Clostridia bacterium includes the following:
- a CDS encoding VOC family protein, whose protein sequence is MSSFDIQKLGQVSVNVHDLPRAVAFYRDTLGLQFLFEAGHLAFFRCGDVRLMLSLPETPEFDHPGSVLYFQVGDIDTAHRALREKGVEFVDAPHRIAKVGSRETWMSFFRDPEGNLLALMEEREMGSASPPEA, encoded by the coding sequence ATGTCGTCCTTCGATATCCAGAAGCTTGGCCAGGTCTCCGTCAATGTCCACGATCTGCCGCGCGCGGTGGCGTTCTACCGCGACACGCTGGGCCTCCAGTTCCTCTTTGAGGCAGGGCACCTCGCCTTCTTCCGGTGCGGGGACGTGCGCCTCATGCTGAGCCTGCCGGAGACGCCGGAGTTCGACCATCCGGGCTCGGTGCTCTACTTCCAGGTGGGCGACATCGACACCGCTCACCGGGCGCTGCGGGAGAAGGGCGTCGAGTTCGTCGACGCGCCCCACCGGATCGCGAAAGTGGGGTCGAGGGAGACCTGGATGAGCTTCTTCCGGGATCCCGAAGGCAACCTGCTGGCCCTGATGGAGGAGCGGGAGATGGGTTCCGCGTCCCCGCCCGAAGCCTAG